In Syngnathus acus chromosome 21, fSynAcu1.2, whole genome shotgun sequence, one genomic interval encodes:
- the vwc2l gene encoding von Willebrand factor C domain-containing protein 2-like, with amino-acid sequence MAPALSTAFVLLLLSLLGLAATMVTDLEDYAGDEAERAGGESLVFDDYRGKGCVDDSGFVYKLGERFYPGHSNCPCMCTEDGPVCDQPECPKLHPKCTKVEHNGCCPECKEVKNFCEYRGKTYKILEEYKPSPCEWCRCEPNNEVHCVVSDCAVPECVNPVYEPEQCCPICKNGPNCFAGSTIIPAGIEVKVDDCTICRCHTGDWWKPAQCLRRECLNGQSS; translated from the exons ATGGCTCCCGCCCTCTCGACCGCCTTTGTCCTCCTGTTGTTGTCCCTCCTCGGCCTCGCCGCCACTATGGTCACTGACCTCGAGGATTACGCCGGAGACGAAGCGGAGCGGGCGGGTGGTGAAAGCCTCGTGTTTGATGACTACCGGGGGAAAGGATGCGTGGACGACAGCGGTTTTGTCTACAAGCTCGGAGAGCGCTTCTACCCGGGCCACTCCAATTGTCCATGCATGTGCACGGAGGACGGGCCCGTGTGCGATCAGCCCGAGTGCCCCAAACTTCATCCTAAGTGCACCAAAGTTGAGCACAACGGCTGCTGCCCCGAATGCAAGGAAGTCAAAAACTTTTGCGAGTACCGAGGCAAAACGTACAAAATTCTGGAAGAGTATAAG CCGTCACCTTGTGAATGGTGCCGTTGCGAACCGAATAATGAGGTACACTGTGTGGTTTCTGACTGCGCCGTCCCGGAGTGCGTCAACCCTGTGTATGAACCGGAGCAATGCTGCCCCATCTGTAAAAACG GTCCCAATTGCTTCGCCGGATCGACGATCATCCCGGCCGGAATTGAAGTCAAAGTGGACGACTGCACCATCTGTCGTTGCCACACTGGCGATTGGTGGAAACCGGCGCAGTGCTTGCGGCGGGAATGCCTCAACGGGCAGTCGTCGTAG